A portion of the Kwoniella newhampshirensis strain CBS 13917 chromosome 1, whole genome shotgun sequence genome contains these proteins:
- a CDS encoding 26S protease regulatory subunit 6B — translation MEEIGIDLKLEDPTLLAQVSEKQALLKSLPASDEELYSTFKKLEAHREFLELQEEYIRDETQNLRRELLRAQEEVKRIQSVPLVIGQFLEPVDEKRGIVGSTTGSNYVVRILSTLDRELLKPSSSVALHRHSNALVDILPPEADSSIAMLGADEKPDVKYSDIGGLDAQKQEIREAVELPLVQMDLYRKIGIDPPRGVLLYGPPGTGKTMLVKAVANSTKASFIRVVGSEFVQKYLGEGPRMVRDVFRLARENSPCIIFIDEVDAIATKRFDAQTGSDREVQRILLELLNQMDGFDQQTTVKVIMATNRADTLDPALLRPGRLDRKIEMPLPSRRERRLIFQTVTSKMNLGPDVDLEDYVSRPDQLSSAQIASICQSAGLQAVRKNRYVILPIDFEEAWKGSVKRTDETHEFYR, via the exons ATGGAAGAAATAGGTATCGATCTCAAGCTAGAG gACCCCACTCTCCTTGCTCAGGTGTCAGAGAAGCAGGCTCTGCTCAAGTCTTTGCCCGCTAGCGATGAGGAGCTCTACAGTACATTCAAGAAACTCGAAGCCCATCGCGAGTTCCTTGAGCTTCAAGAG GAGTACATTCGTGACGAGACGCAGAACTTGAGAAGGGAGCTGTTACGTGctcaggaggaagtgaagagGATTCAGTCTGTCCCCTTGGTGATTGGACAATTCTTGGAACCagtcgatgagaagaggggtATCGTCGGTAGTACTACCG GCTCCAACTACGTTGTCCGAATTCTCTCCACTCTCGATCGAGAACTTCTCAAgccatcttcttccgtcGCACTCCACAGACACTCAAATGCCCTTGTCGAcatccttcctccagaGGCGGACTCGTCGATTGCGATGTTGGGAGCGGACGAGAAACCCGACGTCAAGTATTCTGATATCGGTGGATTGGACGCACAGAAGCAGGAGATCAGAGAAGCAGTGGAACTGCCTTTGGTTCAG ATGGACTTGTATAGGAAAATTGGTATAGATCCCCCTAGAGGTGTTCTACTCTACGGACCGCCCG GTACTGGTAAAACAATGCTGGTCAAGGCTGTCGCGAACTCTACAAAGGCGTCTTTCATCCGTGTCGTTGGATCTGAGTTTGTGCAAAAATACttgggagag GGTCCTCGTATGGTTCGAGATGTCTTCCGACTGGCCAGAGAGAATTCCCCGTGTATCATTTTCATCGACGAAGTCGATGCCATTGCCACAAAGCGTTTCGATGCTCAAACGGGTTCCGACAGAGAAGTTCAGCGTATTTTGCTGGAACTGCTCAATCAAATGGACGGTTTCGATCAACAAACCACCGTGAAG GTCATCATGGCAACTAATCGAGCAGACACTCTAGACCCGGCTTTGCTTCGTCCTGGTCGATTGGATAGGAAGATTGAGATGCCCCTTCCGTCGCGACGGGAGAGACGGTTGATTTTCCAGACTGTTACGTCGAAGATGAACCTCGGTCCAGACGTTGATCTTGAGGATT ACGTTTCGCGACCTGATCAACTCAGCTCCGCACAAATCGCCTCCATCTGTCAATCGGCTGGActacaag CTGTCAGGAAGAACCGATACGTCATCTTACCTATCGACTTTGAGGAAGcttggaag GGAAGCGTCAAACGCACAGACGAAACCCACGAGTTTT ACCGATAG
- a CDS encoding isocitrate dehydrogenase, NADP-dependent, translated as MLLTRPSSLARTCLFRATRPIALSMRNYATPAGIERIKVKNPVVEIDGDEMTRIIWKKIREELILPFVDVDLKYYDLGMENRDATNDQVTVDSANAIKQYSVGVKCATITPDEARVKEFNLKEMWRSPNGTIRNILGGTVFREPIILDKIPKPVPGWTKPIVIGRHAFGDQYRSTDFLAPGPGKLTLTFQPEDGSKPTEMNVYDFKGKGVALAMYNTEESIYGFAHASFKMALSKKMPLFMSTKNTILKKYDGRFKDIFQEVYESTYKQEFESLGVYYEHRLIDDMVAQAIKSSGGFVWACKNYDGDVMSDILAQGFGSLGMMTSELITPDGSTMEAEAAHGTVTRHYRQYQQGHETSTNPVASIFAWTRGLAFRAKLDHTPALAKFATSLEEACVEVIDKDGIMTKDLALAMKGKDMTRDDWVTTDVYMQKVNDRLVEKLKAASS; from the exons atg CTCCTCACTCGCCCATCTTCCCTCGCCAGGACTTGCCTCTTTCGAGCCACACGACCTATCGCTCTCAGCATGCGCAACTACGCGACTCCAGCGGGTATCGagaggatcaaggtgaagaaCCCTGTGGTGGAGATTGAcggtgatgagatgactCGTATCATCTGGAAGAAAATcagggaggag CTCATCTTACCgtttgttgatgttgaccTGAAATATTACGATTTGGGGATGGAGAACAGAGATGCT ACCAACGACCAAGTGACCGTTGACTCTGCCAACGCTATCAAGCAATACTCCGTCGGCGTCAAATGCGCTACTATCACCCCTGACGAGGCCCGTGTGAAGGAGTTCAACCTCAAAGAGATGTGGAGAAGTCCCAACGGCACC ATCCGGAATATCCTTGGAGGTACCGTCTTCCGAGAACCTATCATCCTTGACAAAATCCCGAAACCCGTACCTGGATGGACAAAacccatcgtcatcggtCGACACGCCTTTGGTGATCAG TATCGATCAACCGACTTCCTCGCTCCTGGGCCAGGAAagctcaccctcaccttccaaccAGAGGATGGCAGCAAACCCACCGAGATGAACGTGTATGACTTCAAGGGGAAGGGTGTCGCGTTGGCCATGTACAACACGGAGGAGAGCATATACGGATTCGCGCATGCGAGCTTCAAGATGGCTTTGAGCAAGAAAATGCCCTTGTTCATGTCTACAAAGAA CACCATTCTGAAGAAGTACGATGGAAGATTCAAGGACATCTTCCAGGAGGTTTACGAGTC CACATACAAGCAGGAGTTTGAGAGCCTTGGCGTGTACTACGAGCACCGACTTATCG ATGATATGGTTGCTCAAGCGATCAAGTCTTCTGGTGGCTTCGTCTGGGCGTGCAAGAATTACGATGGTGACGTTATG AGTGACATTCTCGCCCAAGGTTTCGGTTCGCTCGGCATGATGACTTCAGAGCTCATCACCCCTGACGGCTCAACGATGGAAGCTGAGGCAGCTCACGGCACCGTTACCCGACACTACCGACAATATCAACAAGGTCACGAAACATCCACCAACCCGGTCGCTTCCATCTTCGCTTGGACTCGAGGCCTTGCCTTCCGAGCCAAGCTCGATCACACTCCCGCCCTCGCCAAGTTCGCTACATCTCTTGAGGAGGCCTGTGTTGAGGTCATCGACAAGGACGGAATCATGACCAAGGATTTGGCATTGGCtatgaaggggaaggatATGACACGAGACGATTGGGTTACGACGGACGTTTACATGCAGAAGGTCAACGATAGAttggtggagaagctgaaggCGGCTAGCTCTTAA
- a CDS encoding acetate non-utilizing protein 9, mitochondrial → MRSSFIRLASASAPLPLSVSQASVQIIPPIPLYRRLLRAHRHLPPEMRFMGDSYIKSEFRLTRSTDNPLHIIGFLSQWKLYLDDLESEVTNKNAGTIGTGQWKGKKLDSEAFEKLSKEQVGQLYELMHATKEVWKSPEQLEQEAHAAEGMTGGATTENQKTGSGR, encoded by the exons ATGCGCTCATCATTCATCCGTCTGGCAAGTGCCTCGGCACCCCTCCCACTGTCTGTATCCCAAGCTTCTGTCCAGATCATCCCTCCTATCCC ACTCTACCGCCGTCTACTCCGAGCCCACCGACACTTGCCTCCCGAAATGCGATTCATGGGCGACTCATACATCAAATCCGAGTTCCGCCTGACCCGGAGCACCGACAATCCTTTGCACATCATCGGGTTCTTGTCCCAATGGAAATTGTATCTCGACGATCTAGAATCGGAGGTGACCAACAAGAACGCGGGGACGATAGGAACAGGACagtggaaggggaagaagctggatTCGGAAGCTTTCGAGAAACTGAGTAAGGAACAGGTGGGACAGTTGTATGAGTTGATGCATGCCACGAAGGAAGTTTGGAAATC CCCAGAACAACTCGAGCAAGAAGCTCACGCAGCAGAGGGAATGACGGGCGGCGCGACGACAGAGAATCAGAAGACCGGTTCAGGTAGATGA